Proteins encoded together in one Lathyrus oleraceus cultivar Zhongwan6 chromosome 5, CAAS_Psat_ZW6_1.0, whole genome shotgun sequence window:
- the LOC127088041 gene encoding metal tolerance protein 10 has protein sequence MAKVTEVRTDSTDYRTELLSPNIASENVSMARQPSWRISMDDHRMPERQMESHFGFGLFLRTMKRQRRLANYYKKQEVLLKGFQEVDSYLDLGTLPGNLTEDEMKKLERNEKVAIYLSNIGNMILFVAKVYASIQSRSLAVIASTLDSLLDLLSGFILWFTSYTMSKPNYDKYPIGKNRMQPVGIVVFASVMATLGLQILFESMREIIVKAQPDRNPTKEKWMIAIMVTATFVKLGLMIYCRRFKNEIVRAYAQDHFFDVITNSIGLATAVLAIKFYWWLDPLGAVLIALYTISNWAKTVMENVWSLIGKTAPPEYLAKITYLCWNHDKEIKHIDTLRAYTFGSNYFVEVDIVVSQEMSLSQAHDIGETLQDKLEMLPEIERAFVHVDLNTTHKLEHKQLKVA, from the exons ATGGCAAAAGTGACTGAAGTTAGAACTGATTCAACTGATTACAGAACGGAGCTTCTTTCTCCAAATATTGCTTCAGAGAATGTCTCTATGGCTAGACAACCTTCATGGAGGATCAGCATGGATGATCATCGAATGCCGGAGAGACAAATGGAGTCTCATTTTGGATTTGGATTATTCCTAAGAACAATGA AAAGACAAAGGAGACTTGCTAACTATTATAAGAAGCAGGAAGTGCTTCTTAAAGGGTTCCAAGAAGTGGACTCATATCTTGATTTGGGGACATTACCTGGAAACTTAACCGAG GATGAGATGAAGAAACTTGAAAGGAATGAGAAGGTGGCAATTTATTTATCTAACATAGGGAACATGATCTTATTTGTAGCAAAAGTTTATGCATCCATTCAGAGTAGATCTCTGGCTGTGATTGCATCAACTTTGGACTCATTATTGGATCTTTTGTCTGGATTTATACTTTGGTTTACTTCATACACTATGAGCAAACCAAACTATGATAAATACCCTATTGGCAAGAACAGAATGCAACCTGTG GGGATCGTTGTATTTGCGTCTGTCATGGCAACTCTCGGATTGCAAATATTATTTGAATCAATGAGGGAGATCATCGTAAAG GCTCAACCCGATAGGAATCCTACGAAAGAGAAGTGGATGATAGCAATTATGGTGACAGCCACGTTTGTAAAACTCGGGCTCATGATATATTGTCGCAGGTTCAAAAATGAAATAGTTAGAGCCTATGCTCAAGACCATTTCTTTGATGTCATTACAAACTCAATTGGTTTAGCCACAGCAGTGCTAGCCATCAAATTCTACTGGTGGCTTGATCCTCTTGGAGCTGTCTTG ATAGCTTTATATACAATAAGCAATTGGGCGAAAACGGTGATGGAGAATGTATGGTCATTGATTGGAAAAACTGCTCCACCAGAGTACCTTGCAAAGATAACATATCTATGTTGGAACCATGACAAGGAGATCAAGCACATTGATACATTGAGAGCCTACACATTTGGGTCAAATTACTTTGTGGAGGTAGACATAGTTGTGTCACAAGAAATGTCACTTAGTCAAGCACATGACATTGGAGAGACACTTCAAGATAAGCTTGAAATGTTACCTGAAATTGAAAGAGCCTTTGTTCATGTTGATTTGAATACTACTCATAAACTTGAACACAAACAACTCAAGGTGGCATAG